One genomic region from Cydia amplana chromosome Z, ilCydAmpl1.1, whole genome shotgun sequence encodes:
- the LOC134661412 gene encoding uncharacterized protein LOC134661412 isoform X2: MLELSRHVASAGPSRAPAPPSHTPLPLASSHVPGSSEDPTNRQLMKQLKRKLQTQGTPGRPKKNKGVELLSESPPSTSYAAHGARGGHAPPGHVPPGHAPVKHESEPAAEPPYHYQPTYVYEARPPSFPPYAAPPRAHPPPAPHPAIPGHDYRPDAYVFEPPYAPRDLTDATHNLPINLSSDASLDLSTERTEWQRRRPPEPPPAPVRLHLPGKKLILETYQSEARAGSPRPSPADSRAPPAGPSTHVPEDFPRTEYLPKKMRAAEILGGKLNAARQALAASTSASGTGAESSSRSEVAFLEDPKNVSSRSKSTAAALAREQQEAASPTRSVKAPTPKCERSKIRKAALERITRTKRTSTDGTDSPERSATPDSCCGLDGINIKTGMICEEKHSEILNRERVISICNIDKHALDDYLNEGNSQEHEEELLQYFHQRGEPPPPPPPPPPAPSCADAAAFLDTGLDPQDDHSQGKNEKISQLRELLAKNLKNQSGSSSQSLPLNKEIQLPRENVRDSVVNIAKSVVTEGAFKPVTNTGIVTINGSTSTGQAGSNSHKHRATITNGNGTAMPYTNPGGPGQISTAAATHLYNGNSHNVPQSPTTRTQQYDFVPISDGCHSPGNFHTKSPVGFVQRGHSPSKMSKPAMMGGSLQTSPISHSTAASPFVSPRNTPVPRSRLCPRPIPKLNGRKRRNPLSLGVGDPNSKPFAIPNEQKFFPKTSLCGPNVKYCQPMSAPPSPNILTSQYKSHMFQCNAGVSNGSSNLHLNFLPNVQFRDGINGDMAQPLSADPLSSEVSQFFQESLGSYRADHEACFRSQSVPLKPGVGAPLASYMHTPVGSVPPTPVPNEFCDFGSLADTCDISKAGLNPETLDKIYDAIDSSNNVLNSTAAQSLLSSGNPLSNGCDPLPEPQILSDEQLNSLIPGDEELLDQSPGQLANHFNHSYPEDTSAAPDNVEDFLKRAHSIEFDLSELVTDKNKYYTSRSVPSTPLPFKRAASNLQIDSRRPRELFGPGEYSSASNGISSKSVPSTPQLGEERSVFSYSNRDFLINGNSVEACGALGGARAAGGALEGEALASPLHEMDMLEPLTPAAELLADLDKIDGPPYVDL, encoded by the exons ATGTTGGAGCTGTCCCGGCATGTGGCGTCGGCGGGACCGTCGCGTGCGCCAGCACCGCCCAGCCACACCCCGCTGCCCCTCGCCTCGTCGCACG TGCCAGGATCTTCGGAAGATCCCACAAACAGACAATTGATGAAACAGCTAAAACGGAAACTGCAG ACGCAAGGTACACCAGGTCGACCGAAGAAGAACAAAGGTGTGGAATTATTGAGTGAGTCGCCGCCGTCCACATCATACGCGGCGCACGGCGCGCGCGGAGGGCACGCGCCGCCCGGGCACGTGCCGCCCGGGCACGCGCCCGTCAAGCACGAGAGCGAGCCCGCCGCCGAGCCCCCCTACCACTACCAGCCCACCTACGTGTACGAGGCACGCCCCCCATCCTTCCCGCCGTACGCCGCCCCGCCGCGGGCGcacccgccgcccgcgccgcaccCCGCCATCCCCGGACACGACTACCGCCCCGACGCCTACGTGTTCGAGCCTCCGTACGCCCCGCGCGACCTCACGGACGCGACTCACAACCTCCCGATCAACCTCAGCAGCGACGCGTCTCTCGACTTGTCCACCGAGCGCACGGAGTGGCAGCGCCGACGGCCGCCCGAGCCGCCGCCGGCGCCCGTGCGCCTTCACCTGCCGGGCAAAAAGCTGATACTGGAGACGTACCAGAGTGAGGCGCGGGCGGGTTCGCCTCGGCCTTCGCCCGCCGACAGTCGAGCGCCGCCCGCGGGCCCCTCCACGCACGTTCCGGAGGATTTTCCCAGGACTGAATACCTACCGAAAAAAATGCGAGCCGCCGAGATTCTGGGCGGCAAACTAAATGCCGCACGGCAGGCGCTAGCCGCCTCCACCTCCGCTTCCGGGACCGGAGCGGAATCGTCAAGTCGTTCAGAGGTTGCTTTTTTAGAGGATCCAAAAAACGTATCGAGCCGGTCCAAAAGCACCGCCGCGGCGCTGGCCCGGGAGCAACAGGAGGCGGCGAGTCCGACACGGTCGGTGAAGGCTCCGACGCCTAAGTGTGAGCGCAGCAAAATACGGAAAGCTGCACTGGAACGGATCACTAGAACGAAAAGGACCTCTACGGACGGGACCGATTCACCGGAGCGGTCGGCCACTCCCGATTCGTGCTGCGGCTTGGACGGGATCAACATCAAGACGGGCATGATATGCGAAGAGAAACACTCTGAAATACTGAACAGAGAACGCGTGATCAGCATTTGCAACATCGACAAGCACGCGCTCGACGACTACCTCAACGAAGGCAACAGCCAGGAGCACGAGGAGGAGCTGCTGCAGTACTTCCACCAGCGCGGTgagccgcccccgcccccgccgccgccgccacccgCGCCCTCTTGTGCTGACGCTGCTGCTTTTTTAGACACAGGCCTGGACCCCCAAGACGATCATAGCCAaggtaaaaatgaaaaaatatctcAGCTGCGGGAGTTACTTGCAAAAAATCTAAAGAATCAAAGCGGGTCCAGTTCTCAGAGCCTGCCATTGAATAAGGAAATTCAGCTGCCTCGAGAAAACGTACGCGATTCTGTCGTTAACATTGCTAAGTCCGTGGTCACGGAAGGAGCTTTCAAACCAGTcacaaataccggtattgtgaccATTAACGGATCGACTTCGACCGGCCAAGCCGGCTCGAACAGTCACAAACATCGTGCGACGATCACTAACGGCAACGGAACCGCTATGCCCTACACAAACCCGGGCGGTCCAGGTCAGATATCGACGGCGGCAGCAACTCATCTCTACAACGGAAACAGTCATAATGTACCTCAAAGTCCAACCACAAGAACGCAGCAGTATGACTTCGTACCTATCTCGGACGGCTGCCACTCTCCCGGAAATTTTCATACCAAATCTCCGGTCGGGTTCGTTCAGAGAGGTCACAGCCCGTCAAAGATGAGCAAGCCCGCGATGATGGGCGGGTCGCTGCAGACATCGCCCATCTCGCACAGCACGGCCGCCAGCCCCTTCGTGAGCCCGCGCAACACGCCGGTGCCGCGCTCGCGACTCTGTCCCCGACCCATACCCAAGCTCAACGGGAGGAAGAGAAGAAACCCGTTGTCGTTGGGCGTCGGAGACCCCAACTCCAAGCCGTTTGCAATTCCGAACGAACAGAAGTTTTTTCCTAAAACATCGTTATGCGGGCCCAACGTCAAATATTGCCAACCCATGTCGGCGCCTCCTTCGCCCAACATATTGACATCACAATATAAGAGCCACATGTTCCAGTGTAACGCGGGCGTGTCGAATGGCTCCAGCAATCTTCATTTAAATTTTCTTCCGAATGTACAGTTTCGAGACGGTATAAACGGAGACATGGCTCAGCCGCTGTCGGCGGACCCTCTGTCGAGTGAGGTGAGCCAGTTCTTCCAGGAGTCCCTGGGGAGCTACCGAGCGGACCACGAGGCCTGCTTCCGCTCGCAGTCGGTGCCGCTGAAGCCGGGCGTGGGCGCGCCGCTCGCGTCCTATATGCACACGCCCGTCGGCTCCGTGCCACCCACTCCCGTGCCCAACGAGTTCTGCGATTTTGGCTCTCTAGCCGATACTTGTGACATATCTAAAGCAGGCCTCAACCCGGAGACGTTAGATAAAATTTATGACGCCATAGACAGTAGTAACAATGTACTTAATTCGACAGCCGCTCAAAGCCTTCTAAGCTCCGGCAATCCTTTGAGCAACGGTTGCGATCCGTTGCCGGAGCCGCAGATTCTGTCGGACGAGCAGTtgaactcgctcatccccggcGACGAGGAACTACTCGACCAGTCTCCCGGACAATTAGCTAACCATTTTAATCATTCTTACCCGGAAGACACCTCGGCTGCACCTGACAACGTCGAGGATTTCTTGAAACGCGCGCACAGCATCGAATTCGATCTGTCAGAGTTGGTAACGGACAAAAATAAATACTACACATCACGTTCAGTTCCGAGTACTCCGTTACCTTTCAAACGAGCGGCGTCAAATTTGCAAATAGATTCACGTCGCCCTCGCGAATTGTTCGGGCCGGGCGAGTACTCCTCCGCGTCGAACGGAATTTCGTCCAAGTCGGTGCCGTCGACGCCGCAGCTGGGCG
- the LOC134661412 gene encoding uncharacterized protein LOC134661412 isoform X1, which yields MLELSRHVASAGPSRAPAPPSHTPPPLASSHVPGSSEDPTNRQLMKQLKRKLQTQGTPGRPKKNKGVELLSESPPSTSYAAHGARGGHAPPGHVPPGHAPVKHESEPAAEPPYHYQPTYVYEARPPSFPPYAAPPRAHPPPAPHPAIPGHDYRPDAYVFEPPYAPRDLTDATHNLPINLSSDASLDLSTERTEWQRRRPPEPPPAPVRLHLPGKKLILETYQSEARAGSPRPSPADSRAPPAGPSTHVPEDFPRTEYLPKKMRAAEILGGKLNAARQALAASTSASGTGAESSSRSEVAFLEDPKNVSSRSKSTAAALAREQQEAASPTRSVKAPTPKCERSKIRKAALERITRTKRTSTDGTDSPERSATPDSCCGLDGINIKTGMICEEKHSEILNRERVISICNIDKHALDDYLNEGNSQEHEEELLQYFHQRGEPPPPPPPPPPAPSCADAAAFLDTGLDPQDDHSQGKNEKISQLRELLAKNLKNQSGSSSQSLPLNKEIQLPRENVRDSVVNIAKSVVTEGAFKPVTNTGIVTINGSTSTGQAGSNSHKHRATITNGNGTAMPYTNPGGPGQISTAAATHLYNGNSHNVPQSPTTRTQQYDFVPISDGCHSPGNFHTKSPVGFVQRGHSPSKMSKPAMMGGSLQTSPISHSTAASPFVSPRNTPVPRSRLCPRPIPKLNGRKRRNPLSLGVGDPNSKPFAIPNEQKFFPKTSLCGPNVKYCQPMSAPPSPNILTSQYKSHMFQCNAGVSNGSSNLHLNFLPNVQFRDGINGDMAQPLSADPLSSEVSQFFQESLGSYRADHEACFRSQSVPLKPGVGAPLASYMHTPVGSVPPTPVPNEFCDFGSLADTCDISKAGLNPETLDKIYDAIDSSNNVLNSTAAQSLLSSGNPLSNGCDPLPEPQILSDEQLNSLIPGDEELLDQSPGQLANHFNHSYPEDTSAAPDNVEDFLKRAHSIEFDLSELVTDKNKYYTSRSVPSTPLPFKRAASNLQIDSRRPRELFGPGEYSSASNGISSKSVPSTPQLGEERSVFSYSNRDFLINGNSVEACGALGGARAAGGALEGEALASPLHEMDMLEPLTPAAELLADLDKIDGPPYVDL from the exons ATGTTGGAGCTGTCCCGGCATGTGGCGTCGGCGGGACCGTCGCGTGCGCCAGCACCGCCCAGCCACACCCCGCCGCCCCTCGCCTCGTCGCACG TGCCAGGATCTTCGGAAGATCCCACAAACAGACAATTGATGAAACAGCTAAAACGGAAACTGCAG ACGCAAGGTACACCAGGTCGACCGAAGAAGAACAAAGGTGTGGAATTATTGAGTGAGTCGCCGCCGTCCACATCATACGCGGCGCACGGCGCGCGCGGAGGGCACGCGCCGCCCGGGCACGTGCCGCCCGGGCACGCGCCCGTCAAGCACGAGAGCGAGCCCGCCGCCGAGCCCCCCTACCACTACCAGCCCACCTACGTGTACGAGGCACGCCCCCCATCCTTCCCGCCGTACGCCGCCCCGCCGCGGGCGcacccgccgcccgcgccgcaccCCGCCATCCCCGGACACGACTACCGCCCCGACGCCTACGTGTTCGAGCCTCCGTACGCCCCGCGCGACCTCACGGACGCGACTCACAACCTCCCGATCAACCTCAGCAGCGACGCGTCTCTCGACTTGTCCACCGAGCGCACGGAGTGGCAGCGCCGACGGCCGCCCGAGCCGCCGCCGGCGCCCGTGCGCCTTCACCTGCCGGGCAAAAAGCTGATACTGGAGACGTACCAGAGTGAGGCGCGGGCGGGTTCGCCTCGGCCTTCGCCCGCCGACAGTCGAGCGCCGCCCGCGGGCCCCTCCACGCACGTTCCGGAGGATTTTCCCAGGACTGAATACCTACCGAAAAAAATGCGAGCCGCCGAGATTCTGGGCGGCAAACTAAATGCCGCACGGCAGGCGCTAGCCGCCTCCACCTCCGCTTCCGGGACCGGAGCGGAATCGTCAAGTCGTTCAGAGGTTGCTTTTTTAGAGGATCCAAAAAACGTATCGAGCCGGTCCAAAAGCACCGCCGCGGCGCTGGCCCGGGAGCAACAGGAGGCGGCGAGTCCGACACGGTCGGTGAAGGCTCCGACGCCTAAGTGTGAGCGCAGCAAAATACGGAAAGCTGCACTGGAACGGATCACTAGAACGAAAAGGACCTCTACGGACGGGACCGATTCACCGGAGCGGTCGGCCACTCCCGATTCGTGCTGCGGCTTGGACGGGATCAACATCAAGACGGGCATGATATGCGAAGAGAAACACTCTGAAATACTGAACAGAGAACGCGTGATCAGCATTTGCAACATCGACAAGCACGCGCTCGACGACTACCTCAACGAAGGCAACAGCCAGGAGCACGAGGAGGAGCTGCTGCAGTACTTCCACCAGCGCGGTgagccgcccccgcccccgccgccgccgccacccgCGCCCTCTTGTGCTGACGCTGCTGCTTTTTTAGACACAGGCCTGGACCCCCAAGACGATCATAGCCAaggtaaaaatgaaaaaatatctcAGCTGCGGGAGTTACTTGCAAAAAATCTAAAGAATCAAAGCGGGTCCAGTTCTCAGAGCCTGCCATTGAATAAGGAAATTCAGCTGCCTCGAGAAAACGTACGCGATTCTGTCGTTAACATTGCTAAGTCCGTGGTCACGGAAGGAGCTTTCAAACCAGTcacaaataccggtattgtgaccATTAACGGATCGACTTCGACCGGCCAAGCCGGCTCGAACAGTCACAAACATCGTGCGACGATCACTAACGGCAACGGAACCGCTATGCCCTACACAAACCCGGGCGGTCCAGGTCAGATATCGACGGCGGCAGCAACTCATCTCTACAACGGAAACAGTCATAATGTACCTCAAAGTCCAACCACAAGAACGCAGCAGTATGACTTCGTACCTATCTCGGACGGCTGCCACTCTCCCGGAAATTTTCATACCAAATCTCCGGTCGGGTTCGTTCAGAGAGGTCACAGCCCGTCAAAGATGAGCAAGCCCGCGATGATGGGCGGGTCGCTGCAGACATCGCCCATCTCGCACAGCACGGCCGCCAGCCCCTTCGTGAGCCCGCGCAACACGCCGGTGCCGCGCTCGCGACTCTGTCCCCGACCCATACCCAAGCTCAACGGGAGGAAGAGAAGAAACCCGTTGTCGTTGGGCGTCGGAGACCCCAACTCCAAGCCGTTTGCAATTCCGAACGAACAGAAGTTTTTTCCTAAAACATCGTTATGCGGGCCCAACGTCAAATATTGCCAACCCATGTCGGCGCCTCCTTCGCCCAACATATTGACATCACAATATAAGAGCCACATGTTCCAGTGTAACGCGGGCGTGTCGAATGGCTCCAGCAATCTTCATTTAAATTTTCTTCCGAATGTACAGTTTCGAGACGGTATAAACGGAGACATGGCTCAGCCGCTGTCGGCGGACCCTCTGTCGAGTGAGGTGAGCCAGTTCTTCCAGGAGTCCCTGGGGAGCTACCGAGCGGACCACGAGGCCTGCTTCCGCTCGCAGTCGGTGCCGCTGAAGCCGGGCGTGGGCGCGCCGCTCGCGTCCTATATGCACACGCCCGTCGGCTCCGTGCCACCCACTCCCGTGCCCAACGAGTTCTGCGATTTTGGCTCTCTAGCCGATACTTGTGACATATCTAAAGCAGGCCTCAACCCGGAGACGTTAGATAAAATTTATGACGCCATAGACAGTAGTAACAATGTACTTAATTCGACAGCCGCTCAAAGCCTTCTAAGCTCCGGCAATCCTTTGAGCAACGGTTGCGATCCGTTGCCGGAGCCGCAGATTCTGTCGGACGAGCAGTtgaactcgctcatccccggcGACGAGGAACTACTCGACCAGTCTCCCGGACAATTAGCTAACCATTTTAATCATTCTTACCCGGAAGACACCTCGGCTGCACCTGACAACGTCGAGGATTTCTTGAAACGCGCGCACAGCATCGAATTCGATCTGTCAGAGTTGGTAACGGACAAAAATAAATACTACACATCACGTTCAGTTCCGAGTACTCCGTTACCTTTCAAACGAGCGGCGTCAAATTTGCAAATAGATTCACGTCGCCCTCGCGAATTGTTCGGGCCGGGCGAGTACTCCTCCGCGTCGAACGGAATTTCGTCCAAGTCGGTGCCGTCGACGCCGCAGCTGGGCG